In Bradyrhizobium sp. CCBAU 051011, the following are encoded in one genomic region:
- a CDS encoding DUF2867 domain-containing protein, protein MTVREVTPAVDADALLAGAQFADAFCIEISDGNLDARRAAERMMARQPRWAEALLALRNLLVAPFGLKTSGVSPDAPRDMIGIFPVVSETRDRLIIGFNDRHLDFRVVVDVTAPRDVTQVTATTLVKTHNWLGRTYLAIIMPFHRLIVPALLRQVG, encoded by the coding sequence ATGACCGTCCGCGAAGTCACGCCTGCCGTCGATGCCGATGCGCTGCTGGCCGGCGCGCAATTCGCCGACGCCTTTTGCATTGAAATCAGCGATGGCAATCTCGATGCCCGCCGCGCCGCGGAACGGATGATGGCGCGGCAGCCGCGCTGGGCCGAAGCGTTGCTGGCGCTGCGTAATTTACTGGTCGCGCCGTTCGGGTTGAAAACGTCGGGCGTCAGTCCAGACGCGCCGCGGGACATGATCGGGATCTTTCCGGTCGTGAGCGAAACGCGCGATCGCCTCATTATCGGCTTCAACGACCGCCATCTCGATTTTCGTGTCGTCGTCGACGTGACGGCGCCGCGCGACGTCACGCAGGTCACCGCAACAACGCTGGTCAAGACGCACAACTGGCTCGGCCGGACTTATCTCGCGATCATCATGCCGTTCCACCGGCTGATCGTGCCTGCCCTGCTGCGCCAAGTGGGCTGA
- a CDS encoding MmgE/PrpD family protein, with the protein MAHETATLAAYVAGLKFEDIPPEVLERAKVLTLDFLGSTIRARRDAESTPSLLKMLEALALDGKGEATVFGDSKTWTPAVAALLNGALGHSLDFDDTHADSSLHPSAPVVPAAFAVGEMVGASGRDVLTAIVAGYEVCCRLGNALDPTSHYARGFHPTATAGTYGAAAAAGKLFGLSKDQIISAFGVSGSQAAGSLQFLVNGAWNKRYQVGASAMNGVIAATLARNNFVGSTESVEGKHGLLVGYSDDAHPDKATAGLGKTYETLKIGVKPYPSCRYTHAALDALIAMRREHNLTPDQIKRVEIGLHRNGITLTGDAATKRHPTSIVGGQFSMFFTGALALDQGSFGWDDYDRLGDTAVNALADKFDVVQDDRLEIGRTHPFGARVSITTDDGVHERLYADPSGEPDSFPDAQAMQQKFLTLARPVLNGRADQLADAILSLERFDRVEKATQLGRQ; encoded by the coding sequence ATGGCCCACGAAACCGCAACGCTCGCAGCCTATGTCGCCGGCCTCAAATTCGAAGACATTCCGCCGGAGGTGCTGGAACGCGCCAAGGTGCTGACGCTCGATTTCCTTGGCAGCACGATCCGGGCGCGGCGCGACGCGGAATCCACCCCGTCGCTGCTGAAGATGCTGGAGGCGCTGGCGCTGGACGGCAAGGGCGAAGCCACCGTATTCGGCGATAGCAAGACCTGGACGCCGGCGGTCGCCGCTCTGCTCAACGGTGCGCTCGGCCATTCGCTGGATTTCGACGACACGCATGCGGATTCCTCGCTGCATCCGAGCGCGCCCGTGGTGCCGGCGGCGTTCGCGGTTGGCGAAATGGTCGGTGCATCCGGACGTGACGTGCTGACCGCAATCGTGGCCGGCTATGAAGTGTGCTGCCGCCTCGGCAACGCGCTCGATCCCACCTCGCATTATGCGCGCGGTTTTCATCCGACCGCGACGGCAGGAACCTATGGCGCGGCGGCCGCCGCCGGAAAGCTGTTCGGCCTCTCGAAGGATCAGATCATCTCGGCCTTCGGTGTTTCCGGCAGCCAGGCCGCGGGCTCGCTGCAATTCCTGGTCAATGGCGCCTGGAACAAGCGCTATCAGGTCGGGGCGTCTGCAATGAACGGCGTCATCGCCGCGACGCTGGCGCGCAATAATTTCGTCGGTTCGACGGAATCGGTCGAGGGCAAGCACGGCCTCCTCGTCGGCTACAGCGACGACGCACATCCGGACAAGGCGACCGCCGGCCTCGGCAAGACCTATGAGACCCTGAAGATCGGCGTGAAGCCGTATCCGAGCTGCCGCTATACCCATGCGGCGCTGGATGCGCTGATCGCTATGCGGCGAGAGCACAATCTGACGCCGGATCAGATCAAGCGGGTCGAGATCGGCCTGCACCGCAATGGCATCACGCTGACCGGCGACGCCGCCACCAAGCGGCATCCGACCTCGATCGTCGGCGGGCAGTTCTCGATGTTCTTCACCGGCGCGCTGGCGCTCGATCAGGGCAGCTTCGGCTGGGACGATTACGACCGGCTTGGCGATACAGCGGTGAATGCGCTCGCCGACAAGTTCGACGTGGTGCAGGACGACCGCCTCGAGATCGGCCGCACTCACCCCTTCGGCGCGCGCGTTTCCATCACCACCGACGACGGCGTGCACGAGCGGCTCTATGCCGATCCCTCCGGCGAGCCGGATTCGTTTCCGGACGCACAGGCGATGCAGCAGAAATTCCTCACGCTCGCCCGCCCGGTGCTGAATGGCCGCGCCGATCAACTCGCCGATGCGATCCTCTCCTTGGAGAGGTTCGACCGTGTCGAGAAGGCCACGCAGTTGGGGCGGCAGTAG
- a CDS encoding FUSC family protein, whose amino-acid sequence MAFAKRMLGAIRSRKTQLALAVRLAVAAVAAYAIARALHLMLPLWAVLTSLIVTQMSVGRSLKATRDYMLGTVGGALYGGAIAILIPHSGEGGLLALLVLTVGPMAFIGAVNPSLSAATVTAVIVLLVPAMNHANPLDSTIDRLFEVAVGALTGLVVSFLVLPSRAISQIRINAAQILELLAAAFAELLAGLTRGLDNDALHRIQSGIGTALTNLHAIGLEAERERGARLSSGPDTGPLLRTIQRLRHDVVMIGRASVVPLPANVQARLARPLADVSKAIVDYMRAAAESLRSGSGAVDIRPVDAALQAYAAEVAAVRNDGLTRGVPVDVAERFFALGFSLEQMRQNLTDLDRCQADWCGKRAVAKI is encoded by the coding sequence ATGGCCTTCGCAAAACGCATGCTTGGAGCGATCCGGTCACGGAAGACGCAACTGGCGCTCGCCGTCAGGCTCGCGGTTGCCGCGGTCGCAGCCTATGCGATCGCCAGGGCGTTGCATCTGATGCTGCCGCTGTGGGCGGTGCTGACCTCGCTGATCGTCACCCAGATGAGCGTTGGCCGTTCGCTGAAGGCGACGCGCGATTACATGCTCGGTACCGTCGGCGGCGCGCTCTATGGCGGCGCCATTGCGATATTGATCCCGCATTCCGGCGAGGGTGGATTGCTGGCGCTATTGGTGCTCACGGTCGGGCCGATGGCTTTCATCGGCGCCGTCAATCCCAGCCTGAGCGCCGCCACGGTGACGGCCGTGATCGTCCTGCTGGTGCCGGCGATGAACCATGCCAATCCGCTGGATTCCACCATCGACCGGCTGTTCGAGGTCGCAGTCGGTGCACTTACCGGGCTCGTGGTCTCATTCCTGGTGCTGCCGTCGCGGGCGATCAGCCAGATCCGGATCAATGCGGCGCAGATTTTGGAACTGCTGGCTGCCGCATTCGCCGAGCTGCTTGCGGGACTGACGCGCGGGCTCGACAATGACGCCTTGCACCGTATCCAGAGCGGGATCGGTACCGCGCTGACCAACCTCCATGCGATCGGTCTGGAAGCCGAGCGCGAGCGCGGCGCGCGCCTGTCTTCGGGACCGGACACCGGCCCGTTGCTGCGCACCATCCAGCGCTTGCGCCATGATGTCGTGATGATCGGGCGCGCCAGCGTGGTGCCGCTGCCGGCCAATGTGCAGGCAAGGTTGGCGCGGCCGTTGGCCGATGTCAGCAAGGCGATCGTCGACTATATGCGCGCGGCGGCCGAATCGTTGCGGAGCGGTAGCGGCGCCGTGGACATCCGGCCCGTCGATGCGGCGCTGCAGGCCTATGCCGCCGAAGTCGCTGCGGTGCGAAACGACGGCCTGACTCGCGGCGTGCCAGTCGACGTGGCGGAGCGATTCTTCGCGCTGGGATTTTCGCTGGAGCAGATGCGACAGAACCTGACCGATCTCGACCGTTGCCAGGCCGACTGGTGCGGGAAGCGGGCCGTTGCAAAAATCTAG
- a CDS encoding MATE family efflux transporter — MTSLDKIERASVAPPASAAVPGRHLAIELAETLKLAVPLALTQLGQIAMMTTDLAFIGRFGSETVAAAALAHTVFFVTFTFGMGLVSAVAPLAAQAFGARDPRMVRRALRVGLWAALLIALPLMALPFRGEAILIALGQAPTAAKLAQQYLFGLAWGILPALWFIAIRGFMSAVNRPEPVLWITLAAIPANALLVYLLLYGKWGLPELGLFGAGLATSMVNLGTFLAGLWFTALRQPFRKYHVLGNIWRIDWPLMAKLAIVGAPISMAFLLEYGLFGAAGLLMGLISTTALAAHQIALQIAAILFMVPFGISMAATVRVGHAIGRRDSGAVRRAGYVAILLGAAFMATMTLAVILGRFLIAELFLGEAVDATATLTATLLLIGSTFFVADGIQTIAAGALRGMNDTRVPLLFATLSYWLIGFTSACALGFWTSLGASGVWIGLSIGTLVFAVLLVLRFRLLTSRLPSP, encoded by the coding sequence ATGACCTCGCTCGACAAAATCGAACGTGCATCTGTTGCGCCGCCTGCCTCTGCGGCCGTGCCCGGCCGCCATCTCGCGATTGAGCTCGCCGAGACGCTGAAGCTCGCGGTGCCGCTCGCGCTGACGCAGCTCGGACAGATCGCGATGATGACGACTGACCTGGCGTTCATCGGTCGGTTCGGCAGCGAAACCGTGGCTGCGGCAGCCCTCGCCCATACGGTGTTCTTCGTCACCTTCACGTTCGGCATGGGCCTGGTTTCGGCCGTAGCACCGCTAGCGGCGCAGGCTTTCGGCGCTCGTGATCCGCGCATGGTGCGGCGTGCGCTGCGCGTCGGCTTGTGGGCGGCTCTCTTGATCGCTCTGCCACTGATGGCATTGCCATTCCGCGGCGAGGCAATCCTGATCGCGCTCGGCCAGGCGCCGACCGCGGCTAAGCTCGCGCAGCAATACCTGTTCGGCCTCGCCTGGGGCATCCTGCCCGCGCTGTGGTTTATCGCTATCCGTGGCTTCATGAGCGCGGTGAACCGGCCCGAGCCGGTGCTGTGGATCACGCTGGCCGCGATCCCGGCGAACGCGTTGCTGGTCTATCTGCTGCTCTATGGGAAATGGGGCCTGCCCGAACTCGGGCTGTTCGGCGCGGGCCTTGCGACCAGCATGGTCAATCTCGGCACGTTTCTCGCCGGGCTGTGGTTCACCGCGCTGCGCCAGCCGTTCCGGAAATATCACGTGCTCGGCAACATCTGGCGCATCGACTGGCCGTTGATGGCGAAGCTCGCGATTGTCGGCGCGCCGATCTCGATGGCGTTTCTGCTGGAATACGGGCTGTTCGGTGCTGCCGGCCTGCTGATGGGTCTGATCAGCACCACGGCACTGGCAGCGCACCAGATCGCACTCCAGATCGCAGCCATCCTTTTCATGGTGCCGTTCGGGATCAGTATGGCAGCAACCGTCCGGGTCGGTCATGCGATCGGGCGCCGCGACAGCGGCGCCGTCCGGCGCGCAGGTTATGTGGCGATACTTCTCGGCGCTGCGTTCATGGCCACGATGACACTGGCCGTGATCCTTGGACGGTTCCTGATTGCCGAGTTGTTCCTCGGCGAAGCCGTCGACGCGACCGCGACGCTGACGGCCACGCTGCTCCTGATCGGCTCCACCTTCTTTGTCGCTGATGGTATCCAGACCATTGCCGCCGGTGCGCTGCGCGGAATGAACGACACGCGCGTGCCGCTGCTGTTCGCCACCTTGAGCTACTGGCTGATCGGCTTTACTTCCGCCTGCGCACTTGGATTCTGGACATCGCTTGGCGCCAGTGGCGTCTGGATCGGATTGTCGATCGGCACCTTGGTCTTCGCCGTTCTGCTCGTCTTGCGATTTCGACTACTGACCAGCAGACTGCCGTCACCATGA
- the murA gene encoding UDP-N-acetylglucosamine 1-carboxyvinyltransferase has translation MPPIQYIVEGGHRLAGTIEPSGNKNSALPIIAAALLTEHPVTLDNVPRIRDTETLVELIRSVGASAEWKARNTLAIHAKEVRAADLDPELCARIRASILLAGPLLARCGEVALPPPGGDVIGRRRLDTHFLAFEQLGATVTATHRLEFRAVRLKGADVFLDEPSVTATENALVAAVAAHGTTYLRNAASEPHVQDLAHFLVALGAKIEGIGTNTIIVHGPATLGGTTYSIQPDHIEVGSLIGLAAVTRSPLRIAKAGVEHLRSIRMGFERLGIVCGVEGDDLVVPSGQTMKIHDDFGGHVPKLEDQPWPAFPADLMSIAIVTATQCDGVILMFEKMFESRMFFVDKLISMGARIVLCDPHRAIVAGPSRLRGALMTSPDIRAGMAMLLAAVAAEGTSTINNADQIERGYERIEERLNALGARITRVPAREGG, from the coding sequence GTGCCGCCTATTCAATACATCGTTGAAGGTGGCCACCGGCTTGCGGGCACCATCGAACCGTCCGGCAACAAGAATTCGGCGCTGCCGATCATCGCCGCCGCTCTGCTCACCGAGCATCCGGTGACGCTGGATAACGTACCGCGCATCCGCGACACCGAAACGCTTGTAGAGCTGATCCGCTCGGTCGGCGCATCCGCGGAATGGAAGGCGCGCAATACGCTGGCGATCCACGCCAAGGAGGTTCGCGCCGCCGATCTCGATCCCGAGCTGTGCGCGCGCATCCGAGCCTCGATCCTGCTGGCGGGGCCGCTATTGGCGCGCTGCGGCGAGGTGGCACTGCCGCCGCCCGGCGGCGACGTCATCGGGCGCCGCCGTCTCGACACGCATTTTCTCGCCTTCGAGCAACTGGGCGCGACCGTCACCGCGACGCACCGGCTGGAGTTCCGCGCTGTCAGGCTGAAGGGCGCCGACGTCTTCCTCGACGAGCCCAGCGTCACCGCAACCGAGAACGCGCTGGTTGCGGCGGTCGCCGCCCACGGCACCACCTATTTGCGCAACGCTGCTTCCGAACCGCATGTGCAGGACCTCGCGCATTTCCTGGTCGCGCTCGGCGCCAAGATCGAGGGCATCGGCACCAACACCATCATCGTCCACGGACCGGCGACGCTCGGCGGCACGACTTATTCGATCCAGCCCGACCATATCGAGGTCGGCTCGCTGATCGGGCTTGCCGCGGTGACGCGCTCGCCGCTGCGCATTGCGAAGGCCGGCGTCGAGCATCTGCGCTCGATCCGGATGGGCTTTGAGCGGCTCGGCATCGTCTGCGGCGTCGAGGGCGACGATCTCGTCGTGCCCTCCGGCCAGACCATGAAGATCCACGACGATTTCGGCGGCCACGTGCCGAAGCTGGAGGACCAGCCTTGGCCGGCCTTCCCGGCCGATTTGATGTCGATCGCGATCGTGACCGCTACGCAATGCGACGGCGTGATCCTGATGTTCGAGAAGATGTTCGAGTCGCGGATGTTCTTCGTCGACAAGCTGATCTCGATGGGCGCCCGCATCGTGCTGTGCGACCCGCATCGCGCCATCGTCGCCGGCCCGAGCCGGCTGCGCGGCGCACTGATGACATCGCCCGATATCCGCGCCGGCATGGCCATGCTGCTCGCGGCAGTCGCGGCCGAAGGCACCTCGACCATCAACAATGCCGACCAGATCGAGCGCGGCTATGAGCGCATCGAGGAGCGGCTCAACGCGCTGGGCGCCCGGATCACCCGCGTTCCCGCGCGCGAGGGTGGATAG